In one window of Blastopirellula marina DNA:
- a CDS encoding DUF1501 domain-containing protein produces the protein MNRRDMLSRMGTGLGMLGLAGLLGDEKLLAADAQSAAQAMSYQNPLAPKEPHFPAKAKHVIHLFMTGGPSHVDTFDPKPLLTKYDGKPLPGGDNLRTERKTGAAMASPFKFQKYGESGIEVSELFQHTAKHIDDIAVIRSMQAEVPNHEPSLGLMNCGASVAVRPAFGSWLTYGMGTDNQNLPGYIVMCPHGYPTKQTQNWQSAFLPGVYQGTYVDTRHTEVEKLIENVKNSTLSLEQQRSQIDLLQQMNQAHREQRGFDPALESRVQSFELAYRMQMEATDAFDVSREPKNVLEAYGEGIQARQILIARRLVERGVRFVQVFHDQGQPWDSHDDLEKSHRRLAGQCDKAIGALIADLKRLGLFEETLILWGGEFGRTPTVELPKPGSNAGKVNGRDHNHYGFTCWLAGGGIKGGQVYGSTDETGFKAEENPVHVHDLHATMLHALGFDHKKLTYRYAGRDYRLTDVHGNVVHKLLS, from the coding sequence ATGAACCGTCGTGATATGCTTTCACGCATGGGAACGGGGCTTGGTATGTTAGGCTTGGCCGGCCTGTTGGGTGACGAAAAGCTACTGGCAGCCGATGCCCAGTCGGCAGCTCAGGCGATGTCGTACCAAAACCCGCTCGCCCCTAAGGAGCCGCACTTTCCGGCCAAGGCAAAGCACGTGATCCACTTGTTCATGACCGGTGGTCCGTCGCACGTTGATACGTTCGACCCTAAGCCGCTGCTGACCAAGTACGATGGCAAGCCGCTGCCAGGAGGCGATAACCTCCGGACCGAACGCAAGACCGGTGCTGCCATGGCATCGCCGTTTAAGTTTCAGAAGTACGGCGAAAGCGGTATCGAGGTCAGCGAACTATTTCAGCACACGGCCAAGCACATCGATGACATCGCGGTCATTCGTTCGATGCAGGCTGAAGTCCCCAACCACGAGCCTTCGCTGGGGCTGATGAACTGCGGTGCTTCGGTGGCCGTTCGTCCAGCGTTTGGTAGCTGGCTGACCTACGGCATGGGAACGGATAACCAAAACCTGCCAGGCTACATCGTGATGTGTCCCCACGGCTATCCGACGAAGCAAACACAGAACTGGCAGTCCGCTTTCTTGCCAGGCGTTTACCAGGGAACCTACGTCGATACTCGGCATACCGAAGTCGAGAAGCTGATCGAGAACGTGAAGAACTCGACGCTGTCGTTGGAACAACAACGCAGCCAGATCGACCTGTTGCAGCAAATGAACCAGGCTCATCGCGAGCAGCGCGGGTTCGATCCGGCGCTCGAGTCGCGTGTCCAGTCGTTCGAGTTGGCCTATCGCATGCAGATGGAAGCGACCGATGCGTTCGACGTTTCCCGCGAGCCCAAGAACGTGTTGGAAGCCTACGGTGAAGGTATCCAGGCCCGTCAGATCCTCATCGCTCGGCGTCTGGTCGAACGCGGCGTTCGCTTCGTGCAGGTCTTCCACGATCAAGGTCAGCCGTGGGACAGCCACGACGACCTTGAGAAGTCGCACCGCCGCCTGGCTGGTCAGTGCGATAAGGCGATCGGTGCATTGATTGCCGACCTCAAGCGTTTGGGGCTGTTTGAAGAGACCTTGATTCTCTGGGGTGGCGAGTTCGGCCGAACCCCGACCGTCGAGTTGCCTAAGCCTGGCTCCAACGCGGGTAAGGTGAACGGCCGCGACCATAATCACTACGGTTTTACTTGCTGGCTGGCCGGCGGTGGGATCAAGGGTGGGCAGGTTTACGGATCGACTGACGAGACCGGTTTCAAGGCCGAAGAGAATCCGGTTCACGTACATGACCTGCATGCCACCATGCTGCACGCGTTGGGCTTCGATCACAAGAAACTCACTTATCGTTATGCCGGCCGTGATTACCGGCTGACCGACGTTCACGGAAACGTTGTTCACAAGTTGCTTTCTTAG
- a CDS encoding PSD1 and planctomycete cytochrome C domain-containing protein, whose translation MRTFALPLVLFVLFILTAQVSAEDKFSPEHIEFFEKSVRPVLMKRCVECHGPEKQESGLRLDARSAVVKGGDSGASVVVGKPEESDLIQAIRYETLEMPPSGQMPAEEIAAIEQWVKLGLPWPEESEPLQPASFDQRLVDDKQHHWAYQPIENPPAPKVEGDWAANDIDHFVQNRLAEKGIVPSEKTDRRTLIRRATFDLTGLPPTPEEVEAFVNDKDPNAFEKVIDRLLASDQYGVKWGRVWLDVARYSDTRGYLNDGQDRRFPYAHAYRDYVIDSFNRDTPYDEFLKEQIAADYFAEEGDRRLAGLGLIRIGRQFLKHQDTIDDRIDVVTRGVLGLTVTCARCHDHKYDAINMADYYGLYGVFDQLNETMPLVGPIDADPKYPEFKKKLDELQAELDQHMAKVDRAVQLEASTNFFDLIVRAVSKKQDVEIAKFEQNELDSKNIRPHLVNQWKTFADREWKPDHPIWGPLFKARELGDDEYASQAEALLADWTGEQSKLNPAIRDALKASQPKTLPALVDAYDEVLKPIGQVYRDADFNKEAVNKLEGPQEEIAKSLFGRFSPVALNANDIARSYFTSDRNHQKKLEGKIRGHEIDAAGSPPRAMAVVDRDNIHDPQIFLRGDPGRRGDRVPRQFIRVLNDESDDAYKNGSGRLELAEDIVADDNPLTSRVMVNRVWMGHFDQPLVLTPGDFGIRSDAPALPLLLDHLATYLRTNDWSIKKLHKYIMLSSTYQQSSKDRPDARAKDPENRLFWRMNRRRLSFEEMRDGMLKVSGALDDSLGGRAVKILEVPNPPRRTVYGFVDRQDLPNLYRAFDYPSPDAMSPERSKTSVPQQALYLLNSPFVQRQAQWLTEKWKEDKSLSDQQRLERLFQAVLQRNPTEHESEMFLKYVESSTDEEKWNKWDSVAQVVMVSNDFMFVD comes from the coding sequence ATGCGGACGTTCGCACTGCCGCTTGTCCTGTTCGTGTTGTTCATTCTCACGGCACAGGTATCGGCTGAAGATAAATTCTCTCCTGAGCACATCGAGTTCTTCGAGAAGTCGGTTCGACCGGTCTTGATGAAACGATGTGTCGAGTGCCATGGCCCTGAAAAGCAGGAAAGTGGCCTCCGTCTCGACGCGCGATCGGCCGTTGTCAAAGGTGGCGATTCCGGAGCTTCGGTTGTCGTCGGTAAGCCTGAAGAAAGCGATTTGATCCAGGCCATTCGCTACGAAACGTTGGAGATGCCTCCCAGCGGTCAGATGCCAGCCGAGGAAATCGCGGCGATCGAACAGTGGGTCAAGCTGGGCTTGCCGTGGCCGGAAGAGTCTGAACCGCTTCAGCCTGCTTCGTTCGACCAGCGATTGGTCGACGACAAGCAGCATCACTGGGCCTACCAACCGATCGAAAATCCGCCTGCCCCAAAGGTCGAAGGGGATTGGGCTGCCAACGATATCGATCACTTCGTTCAAAATCGACTTGCTGAAAAAGGGATCGTCCCGAGCGAAAAGACCGACCGTCGCACGCTAATCCGTCGTGCCACATTCGACTTGACTGGTCTCCCTCCGACGCCTGAAGAGGTAGAAGCGTTCGTCAACGACAAAGACCCCAACGCCTTCGAGAAAGTTATTGACCGGTTGTTGGCTTCTGATCAGTACGGCGTGAAGTGGGGGCGAGTCTGGTTGGACGTCGCTCGGTACTCGGATACCCGCGGCTACTTGAACGATGGCCAGGATCGCCGATTCCCGTATGCCCACGCCTATCGCGACTATGTAATTGATTCGTTCAACCGCGATACCCCGTACGACGAGTTCCTGAAGGAACAGATCGCCGCCGACTACTTCGCCGAAGAAGGGGACCGTCGTTTGGCAGGGCTAGGGTTGATTCGGATTGGTCGCCAGTTCCTCAAGCACCAAGACACCATCGACGACCGCATCGACGTCGTCACGCGTGGCGTTCTCGGTTTGACGGTCACGTGTGCCCGCTGTCACGATCACAAGTACGATGCCATCAACATGGCCGACTACTATGGGCTTTACGGTGTTTTCGATCAGTTGAACGAAACCATGCCGCTGGTTGGACCGATTGATGCCGACCCGAAGTACCCTGAGTTCAAGAAGAAGCTCGACGAGCTACAGGCTGAATTAGATCAACATATGGCCAAGGTCGATCGCGCCGTCCAACTGGAAGCGTCGACTAACTTCTTTGATTTGATCGTCCGGGCCGTCTCGAAGAAGCAAGACGTCGAGATCGCCAAGTTCGAACAGAACGAACTCGACAGCAAGAACATTCGTCCGCACCTGGTGAATCAGTGGAAGACGTTCGCCGATCGCGAGTGGAAGCCAGATCATCCGATATGGGGGCCATTGTTTAAAGCACGCGAATTAGGAGATGACGAATACGCTTCGCAGGCTGAGGCCCTTCTGGCCGATTGGACTGGCGAACAAAGCAAGTTGAATCCGGCGATCCGCGATGCCCTGAAAGCTTCGCAGCCGAAGACACTACCGGCCCTGGTCGATGCGTACGATGAAGTGCTCAAGCCGATTGGGCAGGTTTATCGCGATGCCGACTTCAACAAGGAAGCCGTCAACAAGCTGGAAGGCCCCCAGGAAGAGATCGCCAAGTCGCTGTTCGGCCGGTTCTCGCCGGTGGCTCTCAACGCGAATGACATTGCTCGCTCGTACTTCACCAGCGATCGTAATCATCAGAAAAAGCTTGAAGGCAAGATTCGCGGACACGAGATCGATGCGGCAGGGTCTCCGCCGCGGGCCATGGCAGTTGTCGATCGCGACAACATCCACGATCCGCAGATCTTTCTGCGTGGTGACCCGGGCCGGCGTGGCGATCGTGTCCCGCGTCAGTTCATTCGCGTACTGAACGATGAGTCAGATGATGCGTATAAGAATGGTAGCGGACGATTGGAACTGGCCGAAGACATTGTCGCCGACGATAATCCCCTCACATCGCGCGTGATGGTCAATCGCGTCTGGATGGGGCACTTCGATCAGCCGCTGGTACTGACGCCAGGAGACTTTGGTATCCGCAGTGATGCACCGGCGCTTCCGCTGCTGCTGGATCATCTGGCAACTTACCTGCGAACCAACGATTGGTCGATCAAAAAGCTGCACAAGTACATCATGCTTTCCTCGACCTATCAGCAGTCGAGCAAAGATCGCCCCGATGCCCGTGCCAAGGACCCGGAAAACCGGTTGTTCTGGCGAATGAATCGACGCCGTTTGAGCTTCGAGGAAATGCGCGACGGCATGTTGAAAGTGAGTGGCGCGCTCGATGACTCCCTTGGTGGCCGAGCCGTGAAAATATTGGAAGTCCCCAACCCGCCGCGACGTACGGTTTACGGGTTTGTGGATCGACAAGACCTGCCGAACCTGTATCGGGCATTCGACTACCCGAGCCCCGATGCAATGAGCCCGGAACGCTCGAAGACGAGTGTTCCTCAACAGGCCCTGTACCTGCTCAACAGCCCCTTCGTGCAGCGTCAGGCACAGTGGCTGACCGAAAAGTGGAAAGAAGACAAGTCGCTTTCCGACCAACAGCGTCTCGAGCGACTCTTCCAGGCCGTGCTGCAGCGTAATCCTACCGAGCACGAGTCGGAAATGTTTTTGAAGTATGTCGAATCATCGACCGACGAAGAGAAGTGGAACAAGTGGGACAGTGTCGCCCAGGTGGTGATGGTCTCGAATGATTTCATGTTCGTAGATTAA
- a CDS encoding TerC family protein, whose product MWEALIAVIALAAMEIVLGIDNIVFIAIVSARLPQEQRPNARRVGLMAALIMRILLLFTISWVMQAKEPFFHWSWIFGDLEFFHHHEELEGVSVKDMILFFGGLFLIWKSVFEIHEKLEHDPHSEEGQKRPPATFSGVIFQIMALDVIFSLDSVITAVGMVKETVTIGSMEVGGIWLMVTAVLISVGVMITFANPISEFVERHPTLKMLALSFLILIGVMLVAEGAGTHFNKGYIYFAMAFALGVEFLNMRVRMKGRRPAADGAEGEPHAHPAEGS is encoded by the coding sequence ATGTGGGAAGCACTGATCGCGGTCATCGCCCTGGCCGCCATGGAAATCGTTCTGGGCATCGACAATATTGTCTTCATTGCGATCGTGTCGGCGCGACTTCCGCAAGAGCAACGTCCTAATGCCCGCCGCGTGGGGTTAATGGCCGCGCTGATCATGCGCATTCTGTTGTTGTTCACCATTTCGTGGGTGATGCAGGCAAAAGAGCCGTTCTTCCACTGGAGTTGGATCTTTGGCGATCTCGAGTTCTTCCATCATCACGAAGAACTTGAAGGGGTTTCAGTGAAAGACATGATCCTCTTCTTTGGTGGCTTATTTCTGATCTGGAAGAGTGTGTTCGAGATTCACGAGAAGCTCGAGCATGATCCACATAGTGAAGAGGGGCAGAAGAGGCCCCCGGCAACGTTTTCCGGTGTCATCTTTCAGATCATGGCGCTAGACGTAATCTTTTCGCTCGATTCGGTGATTACTGCCGTAGGGATGGTGAAAGAAACGGTCACGATTGGCAGTATGGAAGTCGGTGGAATCTGGCTGATGGTGACAGCCGTTTTGATCTCGGTGGGGGTGATGATTACGTTTGCTAATCCCATTTCGGAGTTTGTCGAGCGGCATCCGACTTTAAAGATGCTGGCTCTCAGCTTCCTGATTCTGATTGGTGTGATGCTGGTCGCCGAAGGGGCAGGCACGCATTTCAACAAGGGATACATTTACTTTGCGATGGCATTTGCACTGGGGGTCGAGTTCCTCAACATGCGGGTACGTATGAAGGGGCGCAGACCGGCCGCCGATGGGGCAGAAGGCGAGCCGCATGCCCATCCTGCGGAGGGCTCGTAA
- a CDS encoding sugar phosphate isomerase/epimerase family protein: MSALLDRRQMLSLSGATALGCMGLAAGTSPALAAAQKTKPAIRYCFNTSTIRGQKLNIEQEVDIAAKAGYDGIEPWISKIQEYKDSGKSLHDLGKRIADSGLKVESAIGFAQWIVDDPEKRAAGLEHAKRDMDLVAQIGGTRIAAPPAGATNGPKLDLLEVAKRYHALLEVGRQAGVVPELELWGFSTNLNRLGEVAMVVVEANHPDACMMPDVYHIYKGGSDFSGLKAISGNVIPVFHMNDYPAQPPREQINDSARVFPGDGIAPLKTMIQTLVGNGFAGVFSLELFNPEYWKRDALEVAKEGLDKMKASVQDAIG; encoded by the coding sequence ATGAGCGCGCTATTGGATCGTCGTCAAATGCTTTCTCTCTCGGGCGCTACGGCCCTTGGCTGCATGGGACTCGCCGCAGGCACATCTCCTGCCCTGGCCGCAGCCCAGAAGACCAAGCCGGCGATTCGCTACTGCTTCAACACCAGTACGATCCGCGGCCAGAAGCTGAACATCGAGCAGGAAGTCGACATCGCCGCCAAGGCAGGCTACGACGGCATCGAGCCATGGATCTCGAAGATTCAAGAGTACAAAGACTCAGGCAAAAGCCTCCATGACCTGGGCAAACGCATAGCCGATTCTGGCCTGAAGGTTGAAAGCGCGATTGGTTTCGCCCAGTGGATTGTCGACGACCCAGAGAAACGCGCCGCAGGTCTGGAACACGCCAAACGCGATATGGACCTAGTCGCTCAGATTGGAGGAACCCGTATCGCGGCTCCTCCGGCCGGTGCCACCAACGGACCGAAGTTGGACCTGTTGGAAGTCGCCAAACGGTATCACGCCTTGCTGGAAGTCGGCCGGCAAGCAGGCGTCGTTCCCGAACTGGAGCTATGGGGATTCTCGACGAATCTGAACCGCCTGGGGGAAGTGGCCATGGTTGTCGTCGAAGCCAATCATCCTGACGCGTGCATGATGCCAGACGTGTATCACATCTACAAAGGTGGTTCCGACTTCAGCGGACTCAAAGCGATCAGCGGCAACGTGATTCCCGTGTTTCACATGAACGACTATCCCGCCCAGCCGCCACGCGAACAGATTAACGACAGTGCCCGCGTCTTCCCAGGCGATGGTATCGCTCCCCTGAAGACCATGATCCAAACCTTGGTGGGCAATGGATTCGCTGGCGTCTTCTCGCTGGAATTATTCAATCCCGAGTACTGGAAGCGAGACGCCCTGGAAGTCGCCAAGGAAGGTCTCGACAAAATGAAAGCCAGCGTTCAAGACGCGATCGGTTAG
- a CDS encoding DUF4190 domain-containing protein has product MTDTANHASSAGFSAENEDLLEYRELSRLAIGGMVLGVFSVLAIFTSVLWIIPILAIILSLVAYYKISKSDVLTGKGMALIGMALAAIWLGIGVTQGKVRDRVMMNTSREMAKSWLDLLLEKKTMEAHQLTRRSNSRQPATVSLEGYYQTDEMAREDLISFETQDALKAVREWEGGPLAAKFDHDVSTSVYEGVDYGRHAFQIFDKESGKPLWDVQVLMKRERGYGEAQDEFFWIADSISLEKTYPDAR; this is encoded by the coding sequence ATGACTGATACCGCCAACCACGCTTCGAGTGCTGGATTTTCCGCTGAAAACGAAGACCTGCTTGAATATCGAGAGTTAAGCCGTCTCGCGATTGGCGGGATGGTGCTGGGTGTCTTTTCGGTGCTCGCCATTTTTACGTCGGTGCTGTGGATTATCCCGATATTGGCCATCATTCTGTCGTTGGTGGCCTATTACAAAATCAGTAAGTCAGACGTGCTGACCGGTAAAGGGATGGCACTGATCGGCATGGCCTTGGCAGCCATCTGGTTGGGGATTGGAGTTACACAAGGAAAAGTCCGTGATCGCGTGATGATGAATACCTCGCGCGAAATGGCCAAAAGCTGGCTCGATCTGCTGTTGGAAAAGAAGACGATGGAAGCCCACCAGCTGACGCGGCGTTCAAACAGTCGCCAGCCAGCAACGGTCTCGCTGGAAGGCTATTACCAGACCGATGAAATGGCCCGCGAAGATCTCATCTCCTTTGAAACGCAAGACGCCTTAAAGGCCGTGCGTGAATGGGAAGGCGGACCGCTCGCAGCGAAGTTCGACCACGACGTCTCGACCAGCGTCTACGAAGGGGTCGACTACGGACGCCACGCGTTTCAAATATTCGACAAAGAGTCAGGCAAACCGCTGTGGGATGTCCAGGTGCTCATGAAACGTGAGCGTGGCTACGGCGAAGCGCAAGACGAATTCTTCTGGATCGCCGATTCTATCTCACTGGAAAAAACCTACCCGGACGCTCGCTAA
- a CDS encoding GspE/PulE family protein: MRRIAFLILALLFVGLATASLGFESPLLAQDEGAAAPVPAAAPAAPAATPAVATNPTDEGFFVNPFLLLLVIFLFCAWVYSTDWIGQDCPERKLPQGTWVTMNVFAFGLTYWLFCAAIPYFAGFLLAILAWAIPLGMYIKTRNNLLDPHERVMTKDHIRYVMGTWSGGKVKRELKEAWDQGPAIQIAAMGGDPAKNTENLYTARKMPDAYVWVKELIYEMIARRASKVMMDYTKETVAMRYLIDGVWLAGENRDRESSDQMLAVLKVICNLNPNERRARQSGEFEIKYDVKKKVLCSLNSQGTQTGERAILAVPAVTAKLETFEDLGMREGMIQEVKGLMGAPNGLFVFTARPEGGFTTLWHTGLSSTDRLMRDFAGIELKNSREPEVMNIALKYYDPDAGEAPEAVLTSVIRNQPDALFVRRIDSPEVFGILLDQANSKRMCFTTVNAKDDCAEAVLRLLSLKVPADEYASALNGVLYTRLCRRLCKGCREEFQPSAALLKRLGIPPSKVDKLYKTPTPPGPDDPKKPPCEHCGGIGYYGRVGIFELMKVDDGIRRAITKTPKLEAIRAASKQAGNKTLQEEAIRLVATGVTSIEEISRVLKE, encoded by the coding sequence ATGCGAAGAATCGCTTTTTTGATTTTGGCCCTTTTGTTTGTTGGCCTGGCTACTGCTTCGCTGGGATTCGAGTCTCCGTTGCTCGCTCAAGATGAAGGAGCGGCTGCACCGGTTCCGGCCGCTGCGCCGGCGGCTCCCGCTGCAACTCCCGCGGTGGCAACGAATCCCACAGATGAGGGTTTTTTCGTTAACCCGTTTCTGCTGTTGCTGGTCATCTTCTTGTTTTGCGCGTGGGTCTACTCGACCGACTGGATCGGACAAGACTGCCCCGAGCGGAAGCTGCCGCAGGGAACATGGGTGACGATGAATGTCTTTGCCTTCGGCCTGACGTACTGGCTGTTTTGCGCTGCGATTCCTTATTTTGCCGGGTTCCTGCTGGCAATTCTGGCATGGGCCATTCCCCTGGGGATGTACATCAAGACGCGCAATAACCTGTTGGATCCGCACGAACGCGTGATGACGAAAGATCATATCCGCTACGTGATGGGAACATGGTCAGGCGGTAAGGTCAAACGGGAACTGAAAGAGGCCTGGGACCAGGGTCCTGCTATTCAGATCGCGGCAATGGGTGGCGACCCGGCCAAGAACACCGAGAACCTGTACACGGCTCGTAAGATGCCGGATGCCTACGTCTGGGTGAAAGAGCTGATCTACGAAATGATCGCGCGTCGTGCGTCCAAAGTGATGATGGACTACACCAAGGAAACCGTCGCGATGCGGTACCTGATCGATGGGGTGTGGCTTGCCGGGGAAAACCGCGATCGAGAATCGAGCGACCAGATGCTGGCGGTCTTGAAGGTAATCTGTAACTTGAACCCCAACGAGCGGCGCGCGCGTCAATCGGGCGAGTTCGAGATTAAGTACGATGTCAAAAAGAAGGTGCTGTGCTCGCTGAACTCGCAAGGGACACAAACCGGCGAACGAGCGATTCTCGCTGTTCCTGCTGTGACCGCCAAACTAGAGACGTTTGAAGATCTGGGGATGCGGGAAGGTATGATTCAGGAGGTCAAGGGACTGATGGGAGCCCCGAACGGCCTGTTCGTCTTTACTGCCCGCCCTGAAGGAGGCTTTACCACTTTGTGGCACACCGGCTTGTCTTCGACCGACCGCCTGATGCGTGACTTCGCGGGGATCGAGTTGAAGAACAGTCGCGAGCCGGAAGTTATGAACATCGCTCTGAAGTATTACGATCCCGACGCAGGTGAAGCGCCCGAAGCTGTGTTGACGTCGGTGATCCGCAATCAGCCGGATGCGTTGTTCGTTCGTCGTATCGACAGTCCGGAAGTATTCGGCATATTGCTGGATCAAGCGAACTCGAAACGCATGTGCTTCACGACGGTAAATGCGAAGGACGATTGTGCCGAGGCAGTCTTGCGGCTTCTTTCGCTGAAAGTTCCCGCTGACGAATACGCAAGTGCACTCAACGGCGTGTTGTATACACGCCTGTGTCGCAGGTTGTGTAAGGGATGCCGCGAAGAATTTCAGCCTAGCGCGGCCCTGCTCAAGCGGTTGGGAATCCCGCCGAGCAAGGTGGACAAACTCTATAAGACACCGACGCCTCCGGGACCGGATGATCCGAAGAAACCACCATGCGAGCATTGTGGCGGCATTGGCTACTACGGAAGAGTCGGCATATTTGAATTGATGAAGGTCGACGATGGCATTCGTCGCGCTATAACGAAAACGCCCAAGCTGGAAGCGATTCGAGCTGCTTCCAAGCAAGCCGGCAACAAGACGCTTCAAGAGGAAGCGATTCGGCTGGTGGCGACCGGGGTGACTTCGATCGAAGAAATCAGTCGTGTGCTTAAAGAGTAG
- a CDS encoding type IV pilus twitching motility protein PilT has product MAEIDKAIAEKFLSGDKEYEVDKIFRALVKLEGSDLHMKVGRPPIVRVNGTLKTLNRGPIDAEEMLRLLWPLLDERNTRIFKENGGADFAHVVDVDGEKWRFRVNMFTQLGNVGLVARRINNWIPNFEGLNIPPVMEELCKFDQGMVLLAGVTGSGKSTTIASMLNWINRHYSKHILTLEDPIEFVYTEDKCLINQREIGQDVKDFEIAMAHAVREDPDIILIGEMRDQETFLTAIHAAETGHLVFGTIHASSASSTIGRILDLFPEEMHGSIRSAIAFNMKGIVAQKLLKSIKPGVGRVPTVEIMTMNPTVQKLILEGKDSKLPDAIRIGKDDGMQDFTMSLKSLIDKELIDRETAFAVAPNVEALKMALKGINVAQPGMV; this is encoded by the coding sequence ATGGCAGAGATCGATAAAGCGATAGCTGAGAAGTTTCTCTCAGGGGACAAAGAGTACGAAGTCGACAAGATCTTCCGCGCCCTGGTGAAGCTGGAAGGTTCTGACTTGCACATGAAGGTGGGCCGTCCGCCGATCGTCCGTGTCAATGGTACGCTGAAGACCCTCAACCGTGGGCCGATTGACGCGGAAGAAATGCTGCGGCTCTTGTGGCCGCTGCTGGATGAACGCAATACGCGAATCTTCAAAGAAAATGGCGGTGCCGACTTTGCCCACGTGGTGGACGTCGATGGCGAGAAGTGGCGATTCCGTGTGAACATGTTCACCCAACTGGGCAACGTCGGGCTGGTTGCTCGTCGTATTAACAACTGGATTCCCAACTTTGAAGGGCTGAATATTCCCCCAGTGATGGAAGAACTGTGTAAGTTCGACCAGGGAATGGTTCTGCTGGCCGGGGTGACGGGTTCCGGTAAATCAACGACGATCGCGTCGATGCTCAACTGGATCAACCGGCACTACTCCAAGCACATTTTGACGCTGGAAGACCCGATCGAATTTGTCTACACCGAAGACAAGTGCCTGATCAATCAGCGCGAGATCGGACAGGATGTGAAGGACTTCGAGATTGCCATGGCGCATGCCGTGCGTGAAGACCCCGACATCATCCTGATTGGTGAAATGCGTGATCAGGAAACGTTCCTCACGGCTATTCACGCGGCGGAAACGGGTCACTTGGTGTTCGGAACGATCCACGCCTCGAGTGCCTCCAGCACGATTGGTCGTATTCTCGACTTGTTCCCCGAAGAAATGCATGGCTCGATTCGTAGTGCCATCGCGTTCAATATGAAGGGGATCGTTGCGCAGAAACTTCTCAAGTCGATCAAGCCGGGCGTGGGCCGTGTGCCGACGGTCGAGATCATGACGATGAATCCAACCGTCCAGAAGTTGATTCTGGAAGGGAAGGATAGCAAGCTACCCGATGCGATTCGTATCGGTAAAGACGACGGTATGCAAGACTTCACGATGAGCCTCAAGTCGTTGATCGATAAAGAACTGATCGATCGCGAAACCGCTTTCGCCGTAGCACCAAACGTCGAAGCGCTGAAGATGGCACTCAAAGGCATCAATGTGGCACAACCTGGGATGGTTTAA
- the hisF gene encoding imidazole glycerol phosphate synthase subunit HisF, whose amino-acid sequence MLASRVIPCLDVNQGRVVKGTNFVQLRDAGDPVEVAARYEREGADELVFLDITASHEERDIILDVVRRTAEEVFMPLTVGGGIRTMEDIRSLLNAGADKVSINSAACKDPEFVRQAAKRFGSQCIVVNIDPKRVQKDGQEVWEVHINGGRKPTGLEAVSWAKKVEELGAGEIVLTSMDRDGTKDGYDLEVTRAVSEAVTIPVVASGGAGHPEHLADAILEGKADAALAASIFHFGQFTIHETKELMRDRGICVRL is encoded by the coding sequence ATGTTGGCCAGCCGTGTCATTCCGTGTTTGGACGTCAACCAAGGGCGTGTCGTTAAAGGAACGAACTTCGTTCAGCTGCGCGACGCTGGTGACCCGGTTGAAGTTGCTGCGCGCTACGAGCGTGAGGGAGCCGACGAGTTGGTGTTTTTGGACATCACGGCCAGCCACGAAGAACGCGACATCATCCTGGATGTGGTGCGTCGGACGGCCGAAGAGGTGTTCATGCCGCTAACGGTTGGGGGTGGCATCCGAACGATGGAAGATATTCGCTCGCTACTGAATGCTGGGGCCGATAAGGTCTCGATCAATTCAGCGGCTTGCAAAGATCCGGAGTTCGTCCGCCAAGCGGCCAAGCGATTTGGCAGCCAGTGCATTGTGGTGAACATCGACCCCAAACGTGTGCAGAAAGATGGCCAGGAAGTGTGGGAAGTCCACATTAACGGTGGCCGCAAGCCCACCGGCTTAGAGGCAGTCAGCTGGGCGAAGAAGGTCGAAGAACTGGGTGCCGGCGAGATCGTGCTGACGAGTATGGATCGGGACGGAACTAAAGATGGCTACGATCTGGAAGTCACCCGAGCGGTCAGCGAGGCGGTAACGATCCCAGTGGTGGCCAGCGGTGGGGCGGGGCACCCCGAGCATTTGGCCGATGCCATCCTCGAAGGCAAAGCCGATGCTGCGCTGGCAGCGAGCATTTTTCACTTCGGCCAGTTTACAATTCATGAGACAAAAGAATTGATGCGCGACCGGGGAATTTGTGTGAGGCTTTGA